One region of Brachyspira suanatina genomic DNA includes:
- a CDS encoding HK97 family phage prohead protease, which produces MPVNNNEIRSIDIDIQKSTDTEGEPLKLRGYAIVYNSLSEPLYGDLFRERINRGAFT; this is translated from the coding sequence ATGCCAGTGAATAATAATGAAATTAGAAGTATAGATATTGATATCCAAAAAAGCACAGACACCGAAGGTGAACCTCTTAAATTAAGAGGCTATGCTATTGTATATAATTCTTTAAGTGAGCCTCTTTATGGTGATTTATTTAGAGAGCGTATAAACAGAGGTGCTTTCACTAA